The following are from one region of the Papaver somniferum cultivar HN1 unplaced genomic scaffold, ASM357369v1 unplaced-scaffold_132, whole genome shotgun sequence genome:
- the LOC113332796 gene encoding uncharacterized protein LOC113332796, whose translation MDGVKPIHTPLSTSGDISSDRSTLLTDATEYRNIVGALQYLTFTRPDLAYAVNKVCQFMHAPTGFHWSLVKRILCYLKNTATFGIFLRSSPSLQLSFSAYPDSDWAGSLDDRRSTSGYCVYLGGNIISWSAHKQKTVSRSSTEAEYRGLAIATAEIMWIQSLLS comes from the coding sequence ATGGATGGTGTCAAACCAATTCATACTCCACTTAGTACTTCTGGAGATATTTCTTCTGATCGTAGCACTTTATTGACTGATGCTACTGAATACCGTAATATTGTTGGTGCTTTGCAATATTTAACATTTACTCGTCCAGATCTTGCATATGCTGTCAATAAagtttgtcaatttatgcatgccCCTACCGGATTTCACTGGAGTTTAGTTAAGCGAATACTTTGTTATCTCAAGAATACTGCTACCTTTGGTATATTTCTTCGGTCGTCGCCTTCTCTACAGCTATCCTTTAGTGCATATCctgactctgattgggctggttctcttgaTGATCGTCGCTCTACTAGTGGGTATTGTGTCTATTTAGGTGGAAATATTATCTCTTGGAGTGCTCATAAACAGAAAACAGTATCTCGTTCCagtactgaagctgaatatcggggtCTTGCCATTGCCactgctgaaattatgtggattcaatcACTTCTTTCATAA